The genomic DNA GAGAAGGAGATGTATATAAATGAAGGGTGGACGAGTATAACCTCAGGAAAAGCGAAGGGAAGACTGATTGGTGGTAATCTAAACACGATGTCAGGGTTCATGTCTTCTGAATACTTTCCTTCAAAATTGGAGGGAGCCATTCTCTTTATCGAAGATTCTTTCAAAAACATGGCTACACAAGAGAGATTGTTCAGTATGTTGAAAGTAGCTGGAGTTTTTGACCAGATTGCAGGGTTGATTGTTGGTAAGCATGAACAATTCGATGATCAGAATGCGCCATTTAACCATGATGAATTACTCATAGAAGTAATCGGAGATTGCCAGTTTCCTATTCTAACGAACGTGGATGTTGGTCATACCTTCCCTGCGCATGTTTTTCCGATTGGTGTTGAAGTTGAATTGGATGCTACAAATAAACAAATCACATTTTTAGAAAATGGAGTTAGGGCTTAACTGTTTTTTGAAAGCAGGTGTAAAAATGGACTTGGTGAATTTCAAAAAGGATTTGGTTACATATATAACAGAGAAACACAGCGTACATACCATCATTTTATATGGTTCTTACAGTACCGGGGATTTCACTGAAGACAGTGATATTGATGTTCTCTGTTTTACCGATGTGGGGGAAGAAAAGAATGACACCGGTTTGTTCGAGGGCAAGCGATTGGATGTCTGGATTTATCCTGATGAAAAATTGCAGCAACCAGACCAATTCCTCCATGTGCATAAAGGAGAAATCCTGTTAGATGAAAAAGGTTTAGCTGGACCATTCTTGGAGGAAGTTGAGAGGATTTATGAGGAAGGACCATCTCAAATGAGCGAATCCGAAAAGGACTTTCTGAAAAACTGGCTAAGGAAGATGAACGAAAGGTCCAAACAGGATGATTTTGAAGGGAACTATCGCTATCACTGGATGCTGCGAGACAGTCTCGGAATTTATTTTGAGCTGAAAGGTGTCTGGTATCCAGGTTCGAAAAAAGCAGTTAGGTGGCTGGAGGAACACGACCCGACTGCCTATGCTCTTTTTACGGAAGTCTATAAGAAAGAGGTCGATCATCAGGCCATTGATCAGCTGTTGGATTATCTGGAAAAGCTCTGAAACCATTGAGGGGGAAATGAGTTGGAAAAATTGAATATGTCCATATTAAATCGTATTATGATCGGACTGTTTATGGTGTTGTTATTGATTATTTTAGGATATATAGCAGTTCAATTGGCTGTAATTGCGGAAGCACTCTTAACAATTAGAAATCACCTTTTTGCAATACGTCAATCTTTATAAAACATAAAAATGCGCATTCCCAATTATGGAATGCGTTTTTAGTTCAGGACATGAGCATTTCGTCTTCCATATAGAGCCTTTCGTCTAAAATGTGTATTAGTGTGAGTACCATCCTTGTATAGTAGGGTTAACAGAAAAGAGGGGGTTGAGACATGCGACTGAAAATTGAATATGATGCCAGGCTACCGGATGATTTGATGGTTTTACGGAGCAAAGAAGACAATGCCTACATACCAAAAGTGAATCAGATTCTTGCCGAGCCAATGGGGTTAGACATGATAATCAGTCAACAGGATACCAGCTTTTACCCCATTCAGACGGAAAAGGTGTACTTCTTTTTCACTGAAAAAAAAGGTGTATTTCTTAAAACCGAACAAGGTATTTTCAAGACAGATGAGAGACTTTATGAATTAGAGGAACGATTGCCTGATCACTTCGTCCGCATATCCAGGTTCGAGATCATCAACCTGCATTTTCTGAATCGATTCGAATTTACATTCGGAGGGAAATTCGTCCTTCACATGAGTAATGGGGAAAAGCTGTTCACAACAAAGACATACACAAAGGCGATCAAACAATTGTTATTCAAAAAAGGAGGTATGGTGGATGGAAAAAAATAAATGGAACCAACTTATACTTGCCGTCTCGCTCGCAGCTAATGTGATGGTAATCGTAACATGGGCCATTACAAAGCAACTCGGTAACTCCATCATTGATCCGGCTTATTTATTCAAGAATATGATAGCAGCAGCCGTAATCGTCGGAGGGAACATCGCTTTAGGATGGCTATATCATCGTCGGAGAAACCACTTTTTCATAGGAAGCGTTCATTTCATTGTTGCATTGATGTCATTTATCGGGGTTGGTGTATGGGCGAAGTGGTTTCCTGCAGATCTTTCGATTATCATTACTTCCGTGATCATGTTTATCTTCATTTTCGCGATCATATGGATTGCCCACTATTTCTATTGGAAAAACCAAATTAAAAAAATGAATGAGAAACTAAGCTAGAGGACTGCAGATGCAGTCCTTTTCCTATAATATTTAAACAAGAAGTGGTCGTTTGAAAGAGGAAATTATTATCTGTATATAGAAAAAAGTAACTGTAGATAAATGTCATGTCATAGCAGTTTTTAGGAGGCTCAACATTGAGAAGAATTTTACCAGGATCGATCCTTTCCTATACGCAATACGGTTACTTGAAGGTAGCAAAGAACGTGAAGACGAAATGCCCTCATTGCAGCAAAACAGGCGAATTTACCTTGAAGGCCAACTTTTATCAAGTGAGAAAGACGGGGCTATTTGCCGAGGGGGTATGCTCATTATGTAAGAAACCTTCTGAGTTTGTCATCATGCTTAAGGAACACCCCAATGAATCGATGAAGGAAGCGGATATTTATATTTATGACCCGATGGCATCTCAGGGGAGGCTTGAAAAACTGGAGCGGAATAAAAGCATGCCGATCGACCTTGTAAGATCGTACAGCTCAGCCTTGAATGTCAGTCAATCCCATGATAATTCAGCGACCGCTGTCATGTCGAAGCGGGTTCTTGAAAGTGTGCTGAAAAATTTCCTCGGGGAACGGACGCGTGATCAATCGTTATCCGAAAGGTTTGAACAATTACCCGAATACGTAGATTTGACCAAGCCGATCCAATCACTCAGTCACCTCGTCCATCCAGATAGTCCCTTTAATGAGATGCTTGAACTTGAGAGGGATGTGGACGACGAAACAGCCGTCCTATTGATGGAACTGTTGGAGGGCTTGATTGAATACTTGTTTGTCCTGCCTGAAAAGCTCGAATCTGTCCAGGATGAGATTGAGAAGAAGCTAAGGTAGCCAGTCAAGAGCCTTAGGTTCATGAGATGGTTTGGCTGATCGTATAATGTATGAAGTCAAAGAGGGAGCGGGGTGGCAGTACGTTGAAAAGAAAGCTTTTCATATTTGGCATTGCTTTTTTGGTCATCGTCATTGGTGTCTTCGGAAGCATGAACTCATTCTTTGTAAATGAGGCTGTTTTCTTTGGGTCCATCATTCTAGTACTGATCGGTATACTGATGCTCCTTTATTTGTTGGGTACGCTTTTTAAAGAGAAGTTTGAAACAGCCAACACCACCGGAAAAATGATGCTTATATCGACTGTTGCTGTTCTAATCATTGTAGTAGCTATGGTCGTGCAGGAATTCATTTGATATGAAAGAACGTCTAGGGGGAATCCTAGACGTTCTTTTGTTTATTTCGTTGTTGACTAATTCCAAACACCACCATCGCTAAGAAAAATAGTATGGATGAAAGCATAAGGGCGATGCCGTTCCATTCCCCGTTAAAAATCGTAATGTTTACGAGCGTAATCAGCTGCATCCAAATAATAATAATCACTAGTATGACAGAAGTATTCAATCTGCCCCCTCCAATCTCATTCAGTTCATCTATGTACCCCTTCTACCATATAATTGAAAAACAGATCAATCAAGTCGTAGTAGAGACCTTGAATTTAAAACTTTATAGTACCAACTTTGTTTTAGTTATGGTAAAATATATTGCATAAAGGCAAAACCTCTATTTTATTAGAGGTCATTTTTTCACCCTTATGTTTCCTTAGGGAAACATTTTTAGCATAGAGACACTTTAAGTGATAGGAGGTGTAAAAAGAAAGTGCTACAATCAATAAAAATAAATGGAGAAACTCTGCTTACATACTTGGTCATAAGTATGCGTGTCCTGTTTGGAGCGGGGTGGTCTTTAGCAGGAATTACCAAGATAACAGGTAAAGGATGGTTTGCTGAGCCAGGTGTCTTTTTACGTCAATACTTGGTGGATGTTCTAGGGAAGCCAGAAGTCCCTCTTTTTTACAAATGGTTTGTAGAGGAAGTTGCTTTGGAGTCTGTAATGGTATTGAATTACCTCATCCCGATTGCTCAAATCATTCTTGGTGTATTCATCATCATGGGATTCTTGACAATACCGTCGGTCATTATATGCCTTGTTATGCACGTGAACTTCTTACTGTCTGGCAATCTTAACCTGATCAGTATTGTCTTGTATACGAGTGGATTCTTGTTGATCATCTTCAGAGCACAATTGTATAAATTCAGTATCGATTATTATTTAAAAAAGGTGCTCATTCCGACACTCGACCGCACCTATCATGAGCCCTCTGTTCATTAAAGAGTACATCCCAAGGATGTGCTCTTTTTAATAAACTCGTAGATTGACCTAAAGAACAAAAACCGTTAAATAAGTAAAAAGTTGGAAGGTCAAAAGGATTTCATTGAAGAAGCGAGTCAGTGAAATTCAAATTAGGAGGTTATCATGAAAAAAGGAATAACGATCTTATCAGCATCACTTCTTTTTTGTTCACTGATCTCTCCAACAATGAATGCGAGTGCGGAAGCACCAGAGATGGCGGAAACACCAGGGATGAAGCAAGGGAAAGGCATCAACAGCTCCATCATGTACGAGCCGGAAAAGGATTATGACGGTGATGGATTGACGAACCAGCAAGAGGATGACTTAGGCCTCAACATCCTTGAAGAGGATACGGATTATGACCAGATTATTGATGGTATCGAGGTGGACAGATATGGAACAGACCCTGCTATTGCCGACACGGACGGTGACCATCTCGATGACGGAGATGAAATCTTTGAGTTAGGGCTCGATCCTCTTGATTCCGATGAAAATCAAAACGGAGTAAAGGATGGAATGGAGACAAGAACCGTTCCATTGATTGAAAATACGTTCGGTATCACGGGTGATGTGACCGGAGTCGGCTCGATCTATGGTCAGTATACGATTGAAGATAACCCAATCATCATTCTGAATAAAATGGATGCTGCTGAGACGTTTTACTTTGATACCCTCAACAAAGGATTGACCTTCAACCTCCAAATCCCAGTCCCACAAAGCATGAAAAGCCCAGTTCTATTGATGTATCGGATCAAATCAGGAAAGCTAGAGAAAATCGATCAACAGAAATTTGATCGCAAAAAAGGTTTGATTGAAACAGAATTCATGGGTGGCGGTACAGTTGTCCTTGCTGAAAGGGGAGCGGTCATGAAAGCTGTCATGCCATCAGATGTCGCATTGACGAAGCTTGAGAATCTCCCTCTCCATCAACCGATTCAAATTGCCAATATGCCGGGATTACGTATCAATAAAACAAAAATAAATGAAGTCATCAAAGACCGTAAAGGCAAAATCATCACAGAACCGAACGTCATCGTATTTGAAGAAATAAGGGAATTTGTGAATGAGCAGGTAGAAGGTACAGACGATGTAAAAAAGGCGTACTACAAAATCGACAAGGTGTTTACAAACGGAAAGAAGTCGTTTGCGACGATTTCCTCTGTCTCGACAGAATCAGGGAACCAGCCGACGATCATGCTTCACGGGTTGAACTCAAATACAGCCAGATGGGGCTTTGATAAGCTATGGGAAAATAGCGGCAGCAAACCGAAGGCGGACGAATATATTAACAGCTATGAAAGTTTTACAGGAACGGAATATGCGCTAGGGTACACATCCTCCTATGGCAACCATGATGTCCATTATTTGTACGATGGAGGAAACACCGCGCAACTAGGCTGGCAGTTGAATGTCGACTTCAATTATACTCCGAATGTCGATTTGTTCGGCTTCAACTATGAGCATAACGGGCACGTAGCTGAAGGAGCGGATTGGCTGAAGCACTATATCGGTGATCTCGAAAGCTTAGGATACATCAATTCATACGACGACATCAATCTAATCGGGCATAGTAAAGGCGGCTTGGTATCACGGTATCTCATAGAAAATCTCGGTTACGATTGGTATATCGACCGCTTGATGACTTTCGGAACGCCACATTTCGGCTCCGATAAATCATTTTTTGGAACGGACCTGGATCGCTTTGGCAGCGACCTTTGGGGAGCCGATCATGACGATCCATATTGTGCTGAGTTTACGAATGATCATACGTTCACCTTATATTTTGCTGTAGGGGCGTGGGATAAAGCGAGTATCCCGGACGCCATCGAAAACAAATGGATTGTTGCACCGAACCTGAATGGTACGCCGAATGATGTCAATTACAGCTACCATCAAGAGGTGACGGATTTATTCAATCAACATGGCATGTACTTCAGCTCGACTCCTGAAATTGACGACGTGTGGGTGAACATGGATTCCGCTCTCGGTTCTGACGATGATAAGATGGACAACAACGGCATCAGCCCGGGGACCCATCCGAAAGTGACCATGCATAAACGGTGGTACATTTTTGATGACGTATATGGAGACCACGGAAAAATGACCGAGCATGCCGATGCAGACAACGAAACCTACAAGGTTCTGTCTGGCCAATACGACTAATGAAAAACGGGGGGCCTGATCGCCTCCCGTTTTTTATGTATTTATCTCGCTCTCGTAAACCACCAGATGAAAAAGAGGATGACACCGATGATGAACCAGATCAAGAGCTTCACATGACGCTTTTCGGTTTTTTTATTAACAGAATTCGCTGCGATAAAAGACCCAACCAATACTACGGCAATCGCCATCCATGTCCAAAAGCCCACAACATACTCTCCTTTCTATACTTTATAAAATCCATCCATTGAATACCATGCCTACATTGATGATGAAGTGAAAGAGGATCGCAGGATAAATGCTCTTTGTCTTCAAAACGACAAAAGCATAAAAGAGACCTCCGAAAGCACTCAGCAAACTTAACAATATCGACATTCCAATGGAAAGATGCAGCAACCCGAAGCCGACACTCGTAATGATTACGGCATAGATTGTGGTTGTATGCTTCTTAATGCTTGATAACATGATCCCTCTCCAGATCAGCTCTTCAAGGACAGCATTGATAAGAGCGAAGGAGAATCCAAATAGAATAAGAGATTTAATGTAACTGTACTCTTGCAAAAAGAACACAGGAATGAAGATGGTCAAGGATCCAATTAGACCGTGTAACAGGAAAAAAGGTAGCTTAATTGTGTGCGATGGCATTGCTATCCGAGCGTTCCATTTCGGTAGGTAGGAAAAGATCCTCACCCGTTTCTTGTAGATGTAATGGGTAAGAACGAGTCCCATGATAATGATGATGAGCAAGCTCCTGTTTAGAGTCATGATTGTTAGCTAACTGGTAAATTATGATAATGAAACAAGCTTATCACAAGAACCCGATTATGGGAACGGATGCTACTTTTTACAAAATTTAGATTGTATCATCTGGAATTAACTGTTAAACTAAACCTATCTTGTTATGCAATATTGAGGTTCGTTCACATTACTATCTTGTTTTACAAGATAGTGAATCCTTAACAACGATAGGGGGATGGTTCTTGTCATCAAGCCAACTGTTAAAAGGTATTTTAGAGGGGTGTCTCTTAGCGATTATCGGTAAAGGGGAAACGTATGGGTATGAAATGATTGAGAAATTGAATGCATATGGTTTTTCGATGGTGAAAGAGGGAAGTATCTATCCGCTTTTACTCCGGATGAAGAAGGAAGGGCTTGTTACAACGACGCAAAAGTCACTTCCGTCAGGTGGTCCTAAGCGGAAGTACTATGCACTAACTCCTGAGGGGGAAAAAGAACTAGCGGAATTTCGTTCGAGATGGAAGACCATCTCAACCAGTGTTGACGATCTATTAGGGGAGGAAAAGTGAGTATGGAATTATCAGAGAAAAGTAGAACCTTTTTGGAAAATTTGAGGCTATACCTTGTAACGAGCGGAAAGAAAGAAGAAGAAATCGAGGACATCATCAGTGAGCTTGAAGATCATTTATCAGAAGCAGAAAAAGAAGGGAAAAATGTAGATGATATTGTGGGCCGATCTCCAAAAGAATATATGAAGTCGCTTGCGGATGAGCTCCCTATTGACCCAAAGGGGATCTTGAAATATGGCTTTCTTATTTTACTTGGTGCCTCCGCCTACATCTTGTTAGGTGATGTCATTCGCGGCGGCATAGAGTATTCCATGCTTGAAATGATCGGCTATCCGTTTGTTGTCCTGTTTTATATAGGGGTCATAGCTGTTACCTTCCGTCATATCGCAAGCTCCCAAGCGGATAAAGTAAAACAGTGGGGCTTATATAGCCTACTTGGTGTGACCCCGATAGCCTTGTTCCTCGGAATCATGTACCTGTCTGAAAACTTTACCATGCCGATGATTAAATTGAATGATGTCGGTAATACAATTGTAGCTGCTTTATCTATAGCAGTGTTCCTGTTCATTACGATTTGGACAAGGTCCTACATTTCTATCGTTGTTCCGATCATACTCTTCGTGCCTGAGCTGCTGTTGAAATGGAGTGGTCTCCCCGAAAAGACACAATTGATTTCATCAAGCATCATCATGTTCGTCGGGATTGGTGTTTTACTATTCTTTGAATGGAAAAAGCTGAATCGAACAGCTCGGAAGGTAGGCTGAATCCGTTATGAAAAAGCTTGTTAGACTATCGTTCATCTTACTTGCTGCTATCATTCTCGTAACAGGTTGTAATTCATATGTTTCTGATGATTATCAGGTTTTAGAGTTGTCACAGGTGGAGGATCTTCCTGATGTTTATCGTTATGTAATGGATTTGCAGGAAAGCACTCCTGAAGTAAAAGGTTATAAAATCTTTGAAGGTGATGGTGAGAGGAAAATCATCGTGATTGCTTCTGGTCAAGATGAAAAAGCGATTAAAATCCGAAGCTTCCATCAATCAAGTAAGGATACAGCTATTACCTTTCGACAGGTCAATCTTCCAACCGAACAACAGAATGCTTATCTAATCGTGCAACTAGAAGAGATTATCGGCGCATTTTTTGTAAAAGAAGAAGTGGACTATGATGAAATAAAATAAAGAAACTCCTGATAATGGTAGGAGTTTACCGGTTCATAGGAGAAAGAAGTAAAGGGAAATTCAGACTGGTTAAGTAAAAGGAGGAAACATGAAGCGACGACTTCCTTATTTTGCTGCACTTATCGTTCTGTCATTTTTATTGTTTTTTATTGTGGCCGGATTCTTCAAGACCGATAATGCCACAGACTCATTCCTGTTAGCAATGATCGTCAGCCATCTCATTATCGGTAAAAATCCCTGGTTGATTGAACTATTCCGTTTCAACATTTCGGATTGAGGTGAGGTTGTTTAGGGACCTCCCTATAAAAGAAAGGAAGAATTGATATGAAGTGGAAGCTGAGAATTCCTTTATTTATTTTTGTATGTGGGCTATTATCTGGCATCTATCAATATTTCCCTAGCATAACCCTGTTTCAATCCAATGATTTTCTCAGAAGCATGCAGTTCATTGGAAGCATTGTCGTCGTATTTTTCCTTCTAGAAAAGCTTGCAATCAATGAGAAGGTCGTACATGCGTCAGTGGGGATTGCAATTATTTTTGCAGGAGTGATGATTGATTACTTTTTAATATAGCATGGTGAAAGAAGATGCATTGTTTTGACTCATGGAAATTTAGAATTGTTGATCCCGTACATACACGATTAATCACGACATAATGCAAAACGCCAGCCCTCAGGCTGGCGCTTTTTACGTATTTAGGAGGATTTCTCGAGACGTTTTTGTTCAATTTTCTTCTCGATCTTTTCCATTTCTTTCGGGTTGTTGATGAGATTTTCACGGTTTTTTATGATTAATTCTTCGAAAGAAGCCTTACGTTTTCTCATTGGTATCAACTCCTTTAAAGATATTGTACCACTTAATCTTTTTTAATAATCAAAATAAATATTACAATTATATGAAAATTCACTCTTTATATTCATATTTCCTTAATGTTATTTCGGAATAATTGGTCGGGCTTTGAGGGTAGCGGGGTTAGACATTGTGTACTAGTCCCCCTCTCGAATTAGTACTATGTAGGGCTCAGTTAACAACGCTTACATTTTCTTAAAATAGTAAATTTTCTTCAATTAAAGGGTTTTTGAAAGGAGATTGTAGAATGATGTTGAATCCTCTGCCTAACCCGCCGAGTATGTCTCGGTCGGGAACTACATCAGAGGAGTGATTCAATGTTTAAGCGTTTCGCAGCACTTGCTGCATCAGCAACCCTACTCGTGTCCGCAGCTGCTCCAGCATCAGCAGCAAACTTTGAAGGAAAGGAAACGCCTTTCAACTATTCAAGTGAGCAACAGCTAGCTCCCCAAGAATTAATCGTCCATTTTAATGAATCGGTTACTTCTACATATGCGAAGGAGATCGTTTCCCAGTTTGGCGGAGATATTGTAGAGACGACTGAAGATTTTGTAGTGGTAAAAGTGAACGGCCAAGTCAGTGAAGCTGTCAAAGCATTCGAAGGACACAGCTCTGTTGAGTTTGCCGAGCCGAACGCAACGTTCCATGCAAGCTACACACCGAATGATCCATTTTACGCTTCAGAACAATATGCACCGCAAAAAGTAGAAGCAGACAAAGCTTGGGATATCACCCAAAGTGCTTCTTCTGTAAAAATCGCGGTCATTGATACGGGCGTCGATTACAACCACCCAGACCTGTCTGGAAAAGTCATCAAAGGATACGATTACGTCCAAGATGATAACGACCCGATGGATGAGCATTATCATGGGACGCATGTAGCTGGAATTGCAGCAGCAAATACCGATAACGGCATCGGAATTGCTGGGAATGCACCGAACGCGTCCATTTTAGCAATTCGTGTATTGGATGAAGGTGGTAGTGGTACATTGGATGATGTCGCACAAGGTATCCGTTATGCGGCTGATCAAGGTGCACAGGTCATCAACCTGAGTTTGGGTGGATTGCTTGGTACACAAACATTGAAGGAAGCCGTTGATTATGCATGGAACAAAGGATCTGTCGTCGTAGCTGCAGCTGGAAACGAAAGCTCAACAAAGCCTAGCTATCCAGCTTACTACTCGAATGCAATCGCAGTAGCGGCAACGGATCAAAATGATAATCTTGCATACTTCTCCAATTATGGAACGTGGGTCGATATCGCTGCTCCTGGTGTAAGCATTTACTCTACTATGCCAGGAAACGCTTATGACAACCTTTCCGGAACATCTATGGCAGCACCAGTTGTTGCAGGTGTTGCCGGACTACTTGCTTCCCAAGGTCGAAGTGCAGCTGAAATCCGCACAGCACTTGAAGAAACAGCTGATAACGTAACAGGAACAGGTGTCTTTTTCCAAAACGGACGCGTGAACGCATTTAAAGCCGTACAGCATTAATTGAAATATGAAGAAAACTCCCCTCTTTGTAGGGGAGTTTTTTATATAGAAAGCCTTTCATCTTTTTGGAAAAAGGGTTATGATGAATATGTGAAACATTTCACAAACTGTCTAAGGGGGTGAGGGTCATTCTTAATCGTCATATTTTGTCATCCATTATAGCCGCTATGATATCCGTCGTTTTGT from Pseudalkalibacillus sp. SCS-8 includes the following:
- a CDS encoding nucleotidyltransferase domain-containing protein, which gives rise to MDLVNFKKDLVTYITEKHSVHTIILYGSYSTGDFTEDSDIDVLCFTDVGEEKNDTGLFEGKRLDVWIYPDEKLQQPDQFLHVHKGEILLDEKGLAGPFLEEVERIYEEGPSQMSESEKDFLKNWLRKMNERSKQDDFEGNYRYHWMLRDSLGIYFELKGVWYPGSKKAVRWLEEHDPTAYALFTEVYKKEVDHQAIDQLLDYLEKL
- a CDS encoding LytTR family DNA-binding domain-containing protein — protein: MRLKIEYDARLPDDLMVLRSKEDNAYIPKVNQILAEPMGLDMIISQQDTSFYPIQTEKVYFFFTEKKGVFLKTEQGIFKTDERLYELEERLPDHFVRISRFEIINLHFLNRFEFTFGGKFVLHMSNGEKLFTTKTYTKAIKQLLFKKGGMVDGKK
- a CDS encoding DUF3021 family protein, whose protein sequence is MEKNKWNQLILAVSLAANVMVIVTWAITKQLGNSIIDPAYLFKNMIAAAVIVGGNIALGWLYHRRRNHFFIGSVHFIVALMSFIGVGVWAKWFPADLSIIITSVIMFIFIFAIIWIAHYFYWKNQIKKMNEKLS
- a CDS encoding CPBP family intramembrane glutamic endopeptidase gives rise to the protein MLIIIIMGLVLTHYIYKKRVRIFSYLPKWNARIAMPSHTIKLPFFLLHGLIGSLTIFIPVFFLQEYSYIKSLILFGFSFALINAVLEELIWRGIMLSSIKKHTTTIYAVIITSVGFGLLHLSIGMSILLSLLSAFGGLFYAFVVLKTKSIYPAILFHFIINVGMVFNGWIL
- a CDS encoding PadR family transcriptional regulator: MSSSQLLKGILEGCLLAIIGKGETYGYEMIEKLNAYGFSMVKEGSIYPLLLRMKKEGLVTTTQKSLPSGGPKRKYYALTPEGEKELAEFRSRWKTISTSVDDLLGEEK
- a CDS encoding HAAS domain-containing protein; translation: MELSEKSRTFLENLRLYLVTSGKKEEEIEDIISELEDHLSEAEKEGKNVDDIVGRSPKEYMKSLADELPIDPKGILKYGFLILLGASAYILLGDVIRGGIEYSMLEMIGYPFVVLFYIGVIAVTFRHIASSQADKVKQWGLYSLLGVTPIALFLGIMYLSENFTMPMIKLNDVGNTIVAALSIAVFLFITIWTRSYISIVVPIILFVPELLLKWSGLPEKTQLISSSIIMFVGIGVLLFFEWKKLNRTARKVG
- a CDS encoding short-chain dehydrogenase; the protein is MKRRLPYFAALIVLSFLLFFIVAGFFKTDNATDSFLLAMIVSHLIIGKNPWLIELFRFNISD
- a CDS encoding FbpB family small basic protein; protein product: MRKRKASFEELIIKNRENLINNPKEMEKIEKKIEQKRLEKSS
- a CDS encoding S8 family peptidase, translated to MFKRFAALAASATLLVSAAAPASAANFEGKETPFNYSSEQQLAPQELIVHFNESVTSTYAKEIVSQFGGDIVETTEDFVVVKVNGQVSEAVKAFEGHSSVEFAEPNATFHASYTPNDPFYASEQYAPQKVEADKAWDITQSASSVKIAVIDTGVDYNHPDLSGKVIKGYDYVQDDNDPMDEHYHGTHVAGIAAANTDNGIGIAGNAPNASILAIRVLDEGGSGTLDDVAQGIRYAADQGAQVINLSLGGLLGTQTLKEAVDYAWNKGSVVVAAAGNESSTKPSYPAYYSNAIAVAATDQNDNLAYFSNYGTWVDIAAPGVSIYSTMPGNAYDNLSGTSMAAPVVAGVAGLLASQGRSAAEIRTALEETADNVTGTGVFFQNGRVNAFKAVQH